A genome region from Carya illinoinensis cultivar Pawnee chromosome 2, C.illinoinensisPawnee_v1, whole genome shotgun sequence includes the following:
- the LOC122301426 gene encoding L-type lectin-domain containing receptor kinase S.4-like, whose product MAEKLISFCVFVLLLCSVKSDLGDGGPLLTKLTDGFGAERNNMSVNGVAEIQTNGLLRLTNGSLQVVGHGFYSHPIQFKNASGEVMSFSTSFAFAIITQHGQRGGDGLAFTISPTKELLGGAPGPYLGLFNASNNGNFSNHVFAVEMDTVKDSEFGDIDDNHVGIDINSVSSNKSVHIIRFKGSPTNKEELNLKSGQVIQAWVIYNSQTSELVVKVSPDSAQPRSVLLSGQVNLSEVLQESMYVGFSASTGSSASSHYILGWSFEMNGESKNLYLDKLPNLPTIPGTKKNRTGLIVGVSVSGALTVILGTALAFYIVRRSGKADVVEAWEHDIGPHRFSYNELKKATRGFSELIGSGGFGRVYKGTLTNTDTQVAVKRISHDSSQGLREFVSEVASIGRLRHRNLVQLLGWCRREGDLLLVYDFMPNGSLDKHLFDEPNTVILSWERRFKIIKGVASGLLYLHEEWEQAVVHRDIKAGNVLLDSDFNGRLSDFGLAKLYEHGSNPCTTRVVGTLGYLAPELVRTGKPTTSSDLFAFGALLLEMACGRRPIDSKTSPDQEAILLVDWVRQKWNEGAILDVVDPRLEGNFDRVEAVLVLKLGLICSNDAPEARPTTRQLVRYLERESELLEVEIVVVPYGKKGAYTVWGRDQFENYEQSFPTTSSYFQKASTQTSVGTDGDANVDAGLTRQFSVFGGGDGR is encoded by the coding sequence ATGGCAGAAAAACTCATTTCTTTCTGTGTTTTTGTTCTACTCCTATGCTCAGTAAAGTCTGACCTAGGCGATGGTGGACCCTTGTTGACCAAGCTCACCGATGGGTTCGGTGCTGAAAGAAACAACATGAGCGTAAACGGCGTTGCAGAGATTCAGACAAATGGCCTACTTAGGCTGACAAACGGCTCGCTCCAAGTAGTTGGCCACGGGTTTTATTCACACCCAATCCAATTCAAGAACGCCAGCGGGGAAGTCATGTCCTTCTCCACCTCGTTCGCTTTTGCTATAATCACCCAGCATGGGCAACGAGGCGGCGATGGCCTCGCTTTCACGATCTCTCCTACAAAAGAGCTTCTTGGGGGTGCTCCAGGTCCTTATCTTGGCCTATTCAACGCCAGCAATAATGGGAACTTCTCGAACCACGTATTTGCGGTCGAGATGGACACTGTCAAGGACTCGGAGTTCGGTGACATCGATGACAACCATGTTGGCATCGACATCAATAGCGTTTCATCGAACAAATCTGTTCATATCATTCGATTTAAGGGCAGTCCTACGAACAAGGAAGAGCTTAACTTGAAGAGTGGTCAGGTAATTCAGGCTTGGGTCATATATAATTCGCAAACAAGTGAACTAGTTGTAAAGGTTTCGCCGGATTCTGCTCAACCTCGGTCTGTACTTTTGTCCGGTCAAGTGAACCTCTCAGAAGTTCTTCAAGAATCCATGTATGTCGGTTTTTCTGCTTCAACTGGCTCATCCGCGAGCTCGCATTATATCCTGGGTTGGAGCTTCGAAATGAATGGAGAGTCTAAAAATCTGTACCTTGATAAACTCCCTAATCTTCCCACGATTCCTGGGACTAAAAAGAATCGCACAGGCCTAATTGTTGGCGTCTCAGTTTCAGGTGCTTTGACTGTGATTTTGGGGACCGCTTTGGCTTTTTACATTGTGAGGAGAAGCGGGAAGGCTGACGTAGTTGAAGCCTGGGAGCATGATATTGGTCCGCATAGATTTTCTTACAATGAGCTGAAGAAAGCAACGAGAGGTTTCAGCGAGCTGATAGGATCTGGCGGGTTCGGTCGAGTTTATAAAGGAACTCTGACAAACACAGACACCCAAGTGGCTGTCAAACGTATTTCGCATGATTCATCACAGGGCTTGCGAGAATTCGTGTCGGAGGTTGCTAGTATTGGTCGTCTTCGTCATAGAAACTTGGTTCAATTATTGGGTTGGTGTCGTCGGGAAGGCGATCTGCTacttgtttatgattttatgcCCAATGGAAGCTTGGATAAGCACCTCTTTGACGAGCCTAACACAGTAATCCTGAGCTGGGAGCGAAGGTTCAAGATCATCAAAGGAGTGGCTTCAGGGCTTCTATATTTACATGAGGAGTGGGAACAGGCCGTGGTTCACAGAGACATCAAGGCAGGAAATGTTCTATTGGATTCTGATTTTAACGGAAGGCTGAGTGATTTCGGGCTCGCTAAGTTATACGAGCACGGCTCCAACCCATGCACTACCAGGGTGGTGGGCACGCTGGGTTATTTGGCACCTGAACTCGTGCGCACGGGCAAGCCGACAACCAGCTCAGATCTGTTTGCCTTTGGTGCTTTGTTGCTAGAAATGGCATGTGGTAGAAGACCCATAGATTCCAAAACATCCCCTGATCAAGAGGCCATATTGCTGGTGGATTGGGTGCGGCAGAAGTGGAATGAAGGAGCAATACTTGATGTTGTAGATCCAAGGTTGGAGGGGAATTTTGATAGGGTTGAGGCAGTTTTGGTGCTCAAGCTGGGGTTAATATGTTCCAATGATGCTCCCGAGGCACGCCCCACGACGCGGCAGTTGGTGAGGTACCTCGAGAGGGAGTCGGAGCTGCTGGAGGTGGAGATAGTGGTGGTGCCATATGGCAAAAAGGGTGCTTATACTGTTTGGGGTCGTGATCAGTTTGAAAACTACGAGCAATCTTTTCCCACTACGTCGTCGTATTTTCAAAAGGCCAGCACGCAGACTTCGGTCGGTACTGATGGGGATGCTAATGTTGACGCCGGTTTAACCAGGCAATTTTCAGTTTTCGGTGGTGGTGATGGTAGGTAG
- the LOC122301423 gene encoding pumilio homolog 1-like, giving the protein MVTDTYSKMAPDVSVRSVLKNSDYDEDLGVLMREQRRQQEELTDREKELGMYRSGSAPPTVEGSLSEVGGLFDASVVMGFKKNGGQGLVSEDELRADPMYVNYYHSNVNLNPRLPPPLLSKEERRFAHRLSDGGAGPAVGGIGDRRRMSRGNEESRNGDGNRSLFSVQPGYGRKEENGKGTAEWAGDGLIGLPGLGLGSGQKSIAEIIQEDIHTSSVSKHPSRPGSQNAFDNGVGTSESHFAHLRHELVSMDALHSGGHKQGISGSQNVGASASHTYASALGASLSRSSTPDPQLVARAPSPHIPPVGGGRASSLDKRNFSGSDSFNGVSPGFNDSTDLVATLSGMNLSANGLGDNSRSELQHESDAHRDLFNLEGEKDHIKQHSYLNKSESAHFHLGPHSAKGSYPNMGNSSGVGMDLNNLLKADKKIELHKPVVSSANSYFKGPSTPTFNGRGSSPSHNQNLENMNSPFQNYGLSGYTVNPSSPSMMASQLGIANLPPLFENATAASALGLSGMDSRVFGGMSLGPNLLAAADLQNISRLTNHTAGSALQVPLMDPLYLQYLRSNEYAAAQVAALNDTAMDRECMGNSYLNIIEAQKAYLGSLLSPQKSHLGVPYLGKSAGLNHGYYGNPALGLGMSYAGSPLAGPLLPGSPIGSGSPVRHSERNMRFPGMRSLAGGVMGAWPSEVSGDLDETFAATLLDEFKSNKTKSFELSEIAGHVVEFSADQYGSRFIQQKLETATAEEKNMVFDEIMPQALSLMTDVFGNYVIQKFFEHGTASQIRELADQLNGHVLTLSLQMYGCRVIQKAIEVVDLDQQTKMVKELDGHVMRCVRDQNGNHVIQKCIERIPEDAIQFIVSTFYDQVVTLSTHPYGCRVIQRILEHCDDAKTQQIMMDEVLRSVIMLAQDQYGNYVVQHVLEHGKPHERSAIINKLTGQIVQMSQQKFASNVIEKCLSFGTQTERQTLVNEMLGSTDENEPLQVMMKDQFANYVVQKVLETCDDQQLELILNRIKVHLNALKKYTYGKHIVARVEKLVAAGERRISIMNPHPAQMA; this is encoded by the exons ATGGTCACCGATACTTATTCGAAGATGGCGCCCGATGTTTCAGTGAGATCAGTGCTCAAAAACAGCGATTATGACGAGGATTTGGGGGTGTTGATGAGGGAGCAAAGACGGCAACAGGAGGAGTTGACAGACAGAGAGAAGGAACTCGGTATGTACCGAAGTGGGTCGGCCCCACCAACCGTCGAGGGCTCGCTGAGCGAAGTTGGGGGATTATTCGATGCCTCGGTGGTAATGGGTTTCAAGAAAAACGGTGGCCAAGGGCTGGTGAGCGAGGATGAACTTCGGGCTGACCCCATGTACGTAAATTATTACCATTCGAATGTGAATCTGAACCCGCGGCTGCCGCCGCCGCTGCTGTCGAAGGAGGAGAGGCGGTTTGCACATCGGTTGAGTGACGGCGGCGCGGGCCCGGCGGTGGGAGGAATCGGTGATAGGAGGAGAATGAGTAGAGGTAATGAAGAGAGTAGGAATGGGGATGGGAATCGGTCGCTTTTTTCGGTGCAGCCAGGGTATGGTAGAAAGGAGGAGAATGGGAAGGGAACAGCGGAGTGGGCTGGCGATGGGTTAATTGGCTTGCCTGGTTTGGGGCTAGGGAGCGGGCAGAAGAGTATTGCGGAGATCATTCAG GAGGATATACATACATCATCTGTCTCTAAGCACCCATCTCGCCCTGGCAGCCAAAATGCATTTGATAATGGTGTTGGGACTTCAGAATCCCATTTTGCTCATTTGCGCCATGAATTAGTGTCTATGGATGCTTTGCATTCTGGTGGGCATAAGCAAGGGATTTCAGGGTCACAAAATGTTGGTGCATCAGCTTCTCATACATATGCTTCTGCTTTAGGTGCCTCCTTGTCGAGGAGCAGCACACCTGACCCTCAACTTGTGGCTAGGGCACCAAGTCCTCACATTCCACCTGTTGGAGGAGGGAGGGCTAGCTCATtggataaaagaaattttagtgGATCAGACTCATTCAATGGTGTCTCACCTGGTTTCAATGACTCTACTGATCTTGTTGCTACTTTGTCTGGAATGAACCTGTCGGCAAATGGTTTGGGAGACAATTCAAGGTCAGAACTGCAACATGAAAGTGATGCTCACCGTGACCTATTCAATTTGGAGGGCGAGAAGGATCATATAAAACAACATTCATACTTAAACAAGTCTGAATCTGCCCATTTTCATCTGGGCCCCCattcagctaaaggatcatatCCGAACATGGGTAATAGCAGTGGGGTTGGGATGGATCTGAACAATTTATTGAAGGCTGATAAGAAAATAGAACTCCATAAGCCTGTTGTATCATCTGCTAACTCTTACTTTAAAGGACCATCTACACCAACTTTCAATGGCCGAGGAAGCTCACCTTCTCACAATCAGAATTTGGAAAATATGAATTCCCCATTTCAAAACTATGGCTTGAGTGGGTATACTGTTAATCCTTCATCACCATCGATGATGGCTAGCCAGCTTGGGATTGCTAATTTGCCACCGTTATTTGAAAATGCTACCGCTGCATCTGCATTGGGCCTTAGTGGCATGGACTCTAGAGTATTTGGAGGTATGTCTTTAGGACCAAATTTGTTGGCAGCAGCAGATTTGCAGAATATTAGCAGACTGACAAATCACACCGCAGGAAGTGCCCTTCAGGTGCCACTGATGGACCCATTGTATCTTCAGTACTTGAGATCAAATGAGTATGCCGCTGCGCAGGTTGCTGCCCTTAATGACACAGCAATGGATAGAGAATGTATGGGTAATTCATACCTGAATATAATTGAAGCCCAGAAAGCTTATCTGGGGTCATTGCTTTCACCTCAGAAGTCACACTTAGGTGTTCCCTACCTTGGTAAATCTGCTGGCTTGAATCACGGTTATTACGGAAATCCAGCATTAGGTCTTGGGATGTCATATGCTGGAAGCCCATTGGCTGGTCCTCTTCTTCCAGGCTCCCCTATTGGATCAGGTAGTCCTGTCCGGCACAGTGAGCGAAACATGCGTTTTCCTGGCATGAGGAGTTTAGCTGGCGGTGTTATGGGTGCTTGGCCGTCAGAAGTCAGCGGTGACTTGGATGAAACTTTTGCAGCCACTTTACTAGATGAGTTTAAGAGCAATAAAACTAAATCTTTTGAACTTTCAGAAATTGCGGGCCATGTTGTTGAGTTCAG TGCCGATCAGTATGGTAGTCGATTTATTCAACAGAAACTCGAAACTGCCACAGCAGAAGAGAAAAACATGGTTTTTGATGAAATTATGCCCCAAGCACTTTCATTAATGACTGATGTCTTTGGTAATTATGTGATTCAGAAG TTTTTTGAGCATGGAACAGCGTCCCAAATAAGAGAACTGGCTGACCAGCTCAATGGTCATGTGCTGACCCTTAGCCTTCAAATGTATGGCTGCCGAGTTATCCAGAAG GCTATAGAAGTTGTTGATCTGGATCAGCAGACTAAAATGGTCAAGGAGCTGGATGGTCATGTTATGCGTTGCGTACGCGATCAAAATGGGAACCATGTCATCCAGAAATGTATTGAACGCATACCTGAAGATGCCATCCAGTTCATTGTTTCAACATTTTATGATCAAGTTGTGACTCTTTCCACTCATCCATATGGCTGTCGTGTCATACAG AGAATCCTGGAGCATTGCGATGATGCTAAAACACAGCAAATAATGATGGATGAGGTTTTGAGGTCTGTTATCATGTTGGCTCAAGACCAATATGGGAATTACGTCGTACAG CATGTGCTGGAGCATGGCAAGCCACATGAACGTTCGgctatcataaataaattaactgGTCAGATTGTCCAAATGAGCCAGCAGAAATTTGCATCCAATGTTATCGAAAAGTGTTTAAGCTTTGGAACTCAAACCGAACGCCAGACGCTCGTTAATGAGATGCTTGGTTCCACTGATGAAAATGAGCCCCTCCAG GTGATGATGAAAGACCAGTTTGCAAATTATGTTGTACAGAAAGTGTTGGAAACTTGTGATGACCAGCAACTTGAACTGATACTTAACCGAATAAAGGTCCATCTGAATGCTCTTAAGAAGTATACATATGGGAAGCATATAGTTGCGCGTGTGGAGAAACTTGTTGCAGCTGGAG AAAGGAGGATTAGCATTATGAATCCGCATCCTGCTCAGATGGCATAG
- the LOC122301425 gene encoding L-type lectin-domain containing receptor kinase S.4-like yields MAERLVLFWVFCVLSIPARSVFDELFFNGFKGAASNMSLNGASGIQDNGILRLTNETQRVLGHAFYPLPIQFKNSTDGKALSFSTAFAFAIVPEYATLGGHGLAFAISPTKELLGTLPRQYLGLLNASDVGNFSNHIFAVEFDTVQDLEFGDINDNHVGIDINSLVSNKSVPAAYFDGNNSLQELNLKSGQVIQAWIEYYSQNNRLDVKLSPSSVKPRSTLLSFEVDLSPVLQEYMYVGFSSSTGLLSSSHFIMGWSLKMNGEAKTLNLDELPSLPRPKENRKSLIIGVSVSVLMIFVIVLSFHLIWKIKNADVVEAWELDVGPHRFSYKELKKATRSFRDKELLGFGGFGRVYKGTLPSSNAQVAVKRISHESKQGLREFVSEIASIGRLRHRNLVQLLGWCRQRGDLLLVYDFMPNGSLDKYLFDEPKTILSWDHRFKIIKDVASGLLYLHEEWEQTVIHRDIKAGNVLLDSELNGRLGDFGLAKLYEHGSNPSTTKVVGTLGYLAPELTRTGKPTTSSDVFAFGALLLEVVCGRRPIEPKALPEELILVDWVWDKWRLGAILEVVDPRFGGEFDELEAVVVLKLGLMCSNNSPKARPTMRQVSRYLEGEVALPESVEAQDAYDEKKGGVKLEDYVHSYTTSSIFEKVSTRSSVNDDMDADIEAGSSASPLSPPSRGKVR; encoded by the coding sequence ATGGCTGAAAGGCTCGTGCTTTTCTGGGTTTTCTGTGTTCTCTCAATTCCGGCAAGGTCTGTGTTTGACGAACTCTTTTTTAATGGGTTCAAAGGTGCAGCCAGCAACATGAGCTTGAATGGAGCTTCAGGGATCCAAGACAATGGCATACTTCGGCTAACAAACGAAACGCAGCGAGTACTGGGCCACGCGTTTTACCCACTTCCAATCCAATTCAAGAACTCCACGGATGGCAAAGCTCTGTCATTCTCCACCGCCTTTGCTTTCGCCATAGTCCCCGAGTATGCTACTCTTGGCGGCCATGGCCTTGCCTTCGCAATATCCCCCACGAAAGAGCTTCTGGGGACTCTTCCAAGACAGTATCTTGGCCTACTCAACGCCAGCGATGTTGGGAACTTCTCTAACCACATATTTGCGGTGGAGTTCGACACCGTCCAGGACTTGGAGTTCGGGGACATCAATGACAATCATGTTGGCATCGACATCAACAGCCTAGTATCAAACAAATCAGTTCCGGCCGCTTATTTCGACGGTAATAATTCCCTGCAAGAACTTAATTTGAAGAGTGGTCAGGTAATTCAGGcatggatagaatattattccCAAAATAACCGATTAGATGTAAAGCTTTCACCTTCATCTGTGAAACCGAGATCGACACTTCTGTCCTTTGAAGTGGACCTCTCTCCAGTTCTTCAAGAATACATGTACGTtggattttcttcttcaactggTTTGCTCTCTAGCTCGCACTTTATCATGGGCTGGAGCTTAAAGATGAATGGAGAAGCCAAAACTCTCAATTTAGATGAACTTCCTTCGCTCCCAAGGCCTAAAGAGAATCGCAAGAGCCTAATCATTGGTGTTTCAGTTTCTGTACTGATGATCTTCGTGATTGTTTTGTCTTTTCACCTCATTTGGAAAATCAAGAACGCTGATGTGGTTGAAGCCTGGGAGCTTGATGTTGGTCCACATAGATTTTCTTACAAGGAGCTCAAGAAAGCTACAAGAAGTTTCAGAGATAAAGAGCTACTCGGGTTTGGTGGTTTTGGTCGAGTTTACAAAGGAACTCTGCCATCTTCGAACGCCCAAGTCGCTGTTAAGCGAATTTCGCATGAATCAAAGCAGGGTTTGCGAGAATTCGTGTCGGAGATCGCCAGTATTGGCCGTCTTCGTCATAGAAACTTAGTCCAGTTGTTAGGATGGTGTCGGCAGCGAGGCGATCTGTTACTCGTTTATGATTTCATGCCTAATGGAAGCTTGGACAAGTACCTCTTTGATGAGCCCAAAACAATTCTGAGCTGGGACCATAGGTTCAAGATCATCAAAGACGTGGCTTCAGGACTTTTATATTTACATGAAGAGTGGGAGCAAACTGTCATTCACAGAGACATCAAGGCAGGTAATGTTTTATTGGATTCTGAGCTAAATGGAAGACTTGGAGACTTTGGTCTTGCTAAGTTATACGAGCACGGTTCCAATCCAAGCACTACCAAGGTGGTGGGCACGCTGGGTTATCTAGCCCCAGAGCTCACACGCACTGGCAAGCCAACAACCAGCTCGGATGTGTTTGCATTTGGTGCTTTGTTGCTTGAAGTGGTATGTGGTAGAAGACCCATCGAGCCTAAAGCGTTGCCTGAGGAGCTAATATTGGTGGATTGGGTATGGGACAAGTGGAGATTAGGAGCAATTCTTGAGGTTGTAGACCCAAGATTTGGAGGAGAGTTCGATGAGCTTGAGGCTGTTGTGGTTCTTAAACTAGGCTTAATGTGTTCCAACAACTCACCAAAAGCACGCCCCACCATGAGGCAGGTGTCCAGGTACTTGGAAGGGGAGGTGGCCCTGCCCGAGTCTGTGGAAGCACAAGATGCATATGATGAAAAAAAAGGTGGCGTTAAGCTTGAGGATTATGTACATTCTTATACAACATCGTCGATCTTTGAGAAAGTGAGCACACGGTCATCGGTCAACGATGATATGGATGCTGATATTGAAGCTGGTAGTTCAGCCTCACCTCTTTCACCTCCCAGCAGAGGTAAGGTCAGGTAA
- the LOC122301424 gene encoding uncharacterized protein LOC122301424: MASNLEPIPITSQKHDPAWKHCQMFKNGDRVQLKCIYCGKLFKGGGIHRIKEHLAGHKGNASTCIRVPSDVRVLMQESLDGVVVKKRRKQKIEETILNVTPLSSEMDAVANHCEESTGLQLTGVLETPEPKSSLLVDVEGTSNRSGERRKRERGKNSLTIAAIADVGALTGSVALGSKRVNTHVHLAIGRFLYDIGAPLNAVNSVYFQPMIDAIALGGSAVSPPSYHDLRGWILKNSVEEMKNKTEKYKATWARTGCSVLVDHCCTESGRNLLSFFVYCPEGTVFLRYEDVSDMSKSSDALYELFRQVVEEVGVKNVLQVINNGEEQYTFAGRRLTDTFPTLYWTPCATCCIDLILEDFGNLEWINAVIEQARSISKFVYNHSLILNMVRRYTFGNDIIERGVTRSATNFAALKRMVDLKHNLQAMVTSQEWMDCPHSKKTEGLAMLDFLTSQSFWSSCILIVRLTYPLLRLLRIVNSEKRPAMGYVYAGMYRAKETIKKELLKREDYMVYWNIIDHRWEQQRQLPLHAAGFYLNPEFFYSVEGDMHNEILSGMFDCIERLVPDTKVQDKIIKEINSYKNAIGDFGRKMAIRARDSLLPAEWWSTYGGGCPNLARLAIRILSQTCSSISGKQNGIPVEQRYDTKNYLERQRLNDLVFVHHNLRLGQMVGLNKEQDYIDPISFDCIDVVEDWTTGKDISVDDYGSMDWTSIDPPSISTTLLGSSNDESEDLGAGFDDHEIFNRDKEGEENNDDIMVHH, from the exons ATGGCTTCGAATCTGGAACCAATACCTATAACATCCCAAAAACACGACCCGGCATGGAAGCATTGTCAAATGTTTAAGAATGGGGATAGGGTGCAGCTCAAATGTATATATTGTGGCAAACTGTTTAAGGGTGGCGGGATTCATAGGATCAAGGAACATCTTGCTGGTCATAAGGGTAATGCCTCTACTTGTATAAGAGTTCCATCGGATGTTCGGGTCTTAATGCAAGAGAGTTTAGATGGGGTTGTggtgaagaagaggaggaagcaGAAAATTGAGGAGACCATTTTGAATGTTACTCCGCTTTCTAGTGAAATGGATGCTGTTGCTAATCACTGTGAAGAAAGTACCGGGCTTCAGTTGACTGGAGTTTTGGAGACACCTGAACCGAAGTCCAGTTTGTTAGTGGACGTGGAAGGAACAAGTAATAGGAGTGGGGAGAGAaggaagagggagagaggtAAGAATTCTTTGACAATTGCGGCAATTGCTGATGTTGGAGCTCTTACTGGCAGTGTTGCATTAGGTTCAAAAAGGGTGAATACTCATGTTCATCTGGCAATAGGACGGTTTTTATATGATATAGGAGCACCTCTGAATGCTGTGAACTCGGTTTATTTCCAACCTATGATTGATGCAATTGCCTTGGGTGGATCTGCGGTTTCGCCACCCTCATATCATGATCTTCGGggttggattttgaaaaattcagTTGAAGAAATGAAGAATAAGACTGAGAAGTACAAGGCAACATGGGCAAGGACAGGTTGTTCTGTTTTGGTCGACCATTGCTGCACAGAATCAGGTAGAAATTTGCTAAGTTTCTTTGTTTATTGTCCTGAAGGAACAGTGTTTTTGAGATACGAGGATGTATCTGACATGTCAAAGTCATCGGATGCGTTGTATGAATTGTTTAGGCAGGTGGTGGAAGAAGTTGGAGTAAAAAATGTGCTGCAAGTTATAAATAACGGGGAAGAGCAATACACATTTGCCGGCAGGAGGCTGACTGATACTTTCCCTACTCTGTATTGGACGCCCTGTGCAACTTGTTGCATAGATTTGATACTTGAGGATTTTGGAAATCTTGAGTGGATAAATGCGGTAATTGAACAGGCTAGATCTATTTCAAAATTTGTATACAATCATAGCTTGATTCTGAATATGGTGAGAAGGTATACTTTTGGCAATGATATCATAGAACGGGGAGTCACTCGCTCTGCTACAAACTTTGCCGCATTGAAACGAATGGTTGATCTTAAACACAATTTACAGGCAATGGTAACTTCGCAGGAGTGGATGGACTGCCCACATTCAAAGAAAACTGAGGGCTTAGCAATGTTAGATTTTCTAACTAGTCAGTCATTTTGGTCCTCGTGCATTCTGATAGTCCGTTTAACATATCCTCTCTTGCGACTTCTGAGAATAGTTAATAGTGAGAAGAGACCTGCCATGGGATATGTTTATGCAGGAATGTATCGTGCAAAAGAAACAATTAAGAAAGAACTTCTTAAAAGGGAGGATTATATGGTCTACTGGAATATTATAGATCACAGGTGGGAACAACAGCGGCAGCTTCCTCTTCATGCTGCAGGCTTCTACCTTAACCCAGAGTTCTTTTATAGTGTTGAAGGGGACATGCACAATGAGATCCTGTCAGGGATGTTTGATTGCATAGAAAGATTGGTTCCGGATACGAAAGTTCAAGATAAAATAATCAAGGAGATAAACTCATACAAGAATGCTATTGGAGATTTTGGGAGGAAGATGGCAATTAGAGCTAGAGACTCTCTACTTCCGG CTGAGTGGTGGTCAACTTATGGAGGTGGTTGCCCAAACTTGGCACGTCTTGCCATTCGTATTCTCAGTCAAACTTGCAGTTCAATTAGTGGTAAGCAGAATGGTATTCCTGTCGAACAAAGATATGACACAAAGAACTACCTAGAGCGTCAACGCCTTAACGACCTTGTCTTTGTTCATCACAACTTGCGACTTGGACAAAT GGTTGGCCTGAACAAAGAACAGGATTATATTGACCCCATATCATTCGACTGCATTGATGTTGTTGAAGACTGGACCACAGGAAAGGACATCAGTGTGGATGACTATGGGAGCATGGATTGGACGTCAATCGATCCACCTTCCATTAGCACAACACTTTTAGGGTCTTCAAATGATGAAAGTGAAGACTTGGGTGCAG GGTTTGATGACCATGAGATTTTTAATAGAGACAAAGAGGGGGAGGAAAATAATGATGACATTATGGTGCACCATTAG